The nucleotide window cgattcgatattgttattagactgcggacgtTTATGTAACGATAAAGCAAGCACGTGTTAATTATTTAACATGATCGAGAAAGTCTCAGAGATTGATAATGCACGTACGAGAAATATcgaaaatccgtagtctaattaTTCTACAAATTTTTGTTTATCAACGGAGTATCATTCCGTTCATTCTGTGATTCGTTCTAATTATTTCCCGTCTCATTATCGCGCGATTCTCGTTCGTAGAGCAATCATTAATTTCAATGACGGTCTCGATGTACCAAAGACAGCGAGGACACGATATAGCGCAAAGAATACCGCGGTTCGATTTACTATTAAGCGATGTATCCTTCGGTTTACACgtataaaaagataaaaaaaaacatataTTTAAGCACCGACGAACGTTCGTACCTTATTTCTGTCCCGAATGATGGTCATCGACAGAGGAATCGATCGCACAGATCAGAATCCCTTTGTTAAAAATGATCCCTGGACGAAGAAAAGATATTAAATTAACGTTGAATCGCTGCGAAAGATTTCTTCAATTTGCATACCGATTGAAAGCAGAACAGATAATTAATTTTCTCCAGGCTCTTAAAAGAATTATGAATCGATTGAAATAATTGCAGTGAATTTTAACAGACACAGAATTCTTAATTTTATGTCAAAGCCGCACAAGTGAAATTATTTGTTGCAGATTTAAATGAATTAATAACAAGCTGAAAACTGCAATGAATCCTGGCAATCATAAAATGTTCAATTCCCATTCTTTTAATCCTAGAGTAAATATATTTAAACGTTTGATGCGAAAATGTTCGTTTCTACCTATGTGAAAAATGTAAGAAATGTTTCGCAACGAATGAGCTACGAAAGGATCGTTTAGTAAATGTGAGGTAACTGAGAGAAAGGAATTTTACCAAGGAGATGGATGAATGAACAATGTAAATGAAAGTCAGTCCGAAGCACACCCTCGAGCTCTAGGAAGATGGATATTCAGGAAGCGTTGACGTGTTGAATCGTAGCGTTGCAATCCGATTTACAGAGGAATAATAGCCCGGCTATGTCCGACGAAGCGATTAACTAGAAACTACGAATTAGTGAGAATTACAAtacattatataaaaaaaagacCGTCATATATTCATTCATTTACCCTAGCGCGTCTTGATCTTCGTTGCCTTTAACTTGATTCCACTTTATCTCGCTGAAAGAcgttcaaatcaaattgattaaaatttcgaaacgatgtgaaaattaatattcaatttaattgtCTTGAAGATCGATTGAGTACACTGCGGATTGTCATGCATTCTTATTTTACCTCGACAATTTTTAGTTTAATTCCACATGAAAATCCACAGTTTGTTAATGAGTATGCTGAAGATGAATACATACCTACTTACGTGACACAGACGATGGAAGTAGAACACGCCGGAATAAGTCAGACGGCGCAGGTAAGAATAGAGAGTTTATTATATCAGAGGtataatgacaaaaaaaaaacgagctgaAATTCAAAACATATACACAAAAATGCAGATCCCGTAAGAAACATCGCTTAGAAACGTACAAAACTCGACGACTGATCTTGAATAAGTTTCCCGTTCGTCGTAAGTACGATCTTCGATATTCGGTCCGGAGATTCTGCGAAATTCATCGGGTTTCCTTAAGCATCTAATTGAAACGATCACGTTCCATTACTTTCATAGTTCATTGATTTTCTTATCGTATAATTATGCGTTCCGTTTAAATGAGCCATCTGTTTGACAGTAGAACATAGCAGAAACTTGAAAAATAGAAATTCCCTTCGAAACACGGTACACACAGTTTTCAACGAGTTTATGCTTTTCTATTCGGATAACACGAATCAAGCAACCGAGGAATTTTTGTCTGTCAGATTAAGGAACGTTTCGTTAATGGAGACAATGTGGACGTTTATGCGAATTGAATTTCTACgaaaatcgaaaaaaattcgtgcgTAGTTCGAGCGAGAACGGAAAGATTGACGGCAGAATCCACGGAGATGGTTGTGCGATCGTCGAAAACGCAAAAACAGGAAGATGGCTGAGCGATCGTCGACGAGATCGTTATTTCCTCCCTCTACGCTCGATGCACCAATAAATAATCCAGTCTTAATCATCATCAGACAATCATCAACAAACTTACAAATGGAGATACAATTAAACTAGACTTTATATTAAATCATTGAAACCAAATTGATTTGTAAAATTGGCAACTGCGTTCAAAGTGAAAATTGATCGCCATGGATCATTCATGGATGCATCGAACGTATTTCATCAAGCTCTGCTTCTCCTCTTCTCCTCTTTCCTGCGCGATGATCCGAGCGATTTCCCGGCAGTGAAAACACGAAGCACCGATAAATCTCGATTTCATCGTGTACTTCGAACTTTGTCTGGTTTACCCTGCGTTGCTTTTGCGACAGCAAGAATCGTTGTACAAGCTTCTCGATAGAAAATAAGGCATAACAATGTACTACGTGTATTGCTGGCATCTGTCATAGACTTTCTTCTTCTAGTTCCTGATTTCCCTGCGTCCTGGTGCACGGTTCCGATGGGAACCAGGCGTTGGAGAATGTCTCTGGACCCTTTGATGCTCAAGAACGTCTTCGAAACTGTCCTGCGAGTTTGCTTGCTTTGAGTTTCTCCTAGATGGTGGTTGTTGAGCAATCAGTGCCGACTAGTCTTGGTGCATATCTATCTAAACCAAAGTATTTTTAATCTTCATTAACTTGTGTTGTTCAAATTCGACATCTATGTTGGGACTGTGGGAACATCTCTGAGCTTCTATCATTGTCCTGGTTCTACATTTTCCTAGATAAATTTTCGTAACGAATCTTGGTCATCAATAGAGCCACTCTTGGGAAATGTAGTTCTAGATCTAGATTAATTGAAACTGGATCAGCCTCCACTGCCAGCTGTGGGGTCGATTCTCTTAATTCTCCTAGCTTAGCTTTAACAATAATCAATTCCTTTCCTAAGTATCTTAAGTCCTACAGCTGTCTGTCAACGCCTGTACGTAGTACTCGTAAGTACTCGTGTCACCGAGACGAAGGGAATAGCCCTTTGAACGATTGCGGACATCCGATCCGGAAGTTGGAGAACAATTAACGTCCATATACATCTGCAACTGGTCCAACAATTCAATAGAAATGCATCGCTCATTCCTGTATAAAATCTTCGATCACAGATTTCAGGTTTGTCGATCATTTACTTTCTGTACATATAGCTTTTTCCCGTTTCTTCATTCCATTTATCGAACATCGTTGGTTGCCCAGTGTTGGGCCCGATTGTTCGCTTTCATTTAACATATGCTAGACGATTGCATCTTCTTTTTAAAATTATTGTTCACGAGTGGAGCTGCTTTATGATCATATTCCATTTGGAAATGGCTAGGGAGTTTAAGGCGTCAAAATGATGAACCTGCTCGTTGGTAATTTCCTAAGTCATAGATCTCGGGATCCTCGCATCTCTTTTGCTCTAATTGACTACAACTTAACAACTAAAAGGCTTCTTCCGTTCTAGACTCTTAATCTCTAAACTTTGAAGTTCGGCGTCATCGACTCAATTGATTTCTTAAACTCCGAAACTTCCATACAATTGCAGGATCTTCAGCCCCACTCGTGGATAGTATCATAAAGATCGACGCCTCTCGCCCAGCACCGCGCGACTCCCACCTACGTCTTAAGAATCTAAAACAAACGGCCTAAGTGAGCTAACGGTGGTGACGGGATCGAAGCGTTCGTCCCGAATGCTCTCTGGCTGCTCGCATTCCCTAAAGATCATTGTGCCACTGCATTTACGGGGCACTGTCTACCTAAAGCGCTGCTCTTTAAGCTAAACTGGGAGAAGCTGCGGCCCACACCCTATGCAAACCATGTGTTCCTATCGAgcatctctctccctctctccctcttttccGTTTCATCTCTCCTTGCTCTCCATGATGGATACCTGCTGATCATCTTCTTGCTTCACTTGAATGAGTCGACGATATCGACGATGCTGACGTAGGTGCCAACCACCAGACCAACCAGACCGAAGACGATCAGAAAGATGTTCTTCAACACCATGAACATACAGGGACCGAATTCTTTCTCTGGCCAGATCACGCAGATCTCGATGATCGCTGGAAATGCGATGCCCACCGCGGAGAGACATAAAGCGCCGAAGAGGGAGATGAAGAGGCCCAGTCTGGGTACTGTGATCGCCAACGTGACTGCGAGAAGAAATAGATTAATTGTTGAAATAGATCTTTGAACGGCATGAAAAGTTGTGAACGCTTACAAGTGGACAGAGTTATGATCGTTCGACAGACGTATTCCCAGAAGAGTTTTCTCTTTTGCACTTTGTGGTCGAGGTAAGTGTACCATATAATTTCAACCGGAACGTATCCTTGGAGGGCGTGAGTTATAAAGATGGCGATGGCGAACATTATCTTGATGCTCTGAGCCATGctgaaaagaaaaattatttactGGATTTGTATTACTACGATTAACAATTAGTAGAAGAAATATGTAGATTATAATGGTCTGCTTACATTTGATCAGGAGGCAGGTTGAAGGTGACACTACCACCAGCTTTAGGACCATACTTTATATATCCGAAGAACCCCATCAGAATGTAGAGAGCCACAATCACCGTCATTCCGATGTTCAGGACACCGCAGTATCCTCCAAAATATTGTGGAGTCTTCATGTTATTTTCCAGCGCGATGATCTacaagaaaattaattattgatAAGTATAAGGTCTAATTAATTGTTATCGATGTATTGTCCCCTTCAATATTTTCTTAGGGATTGAAAATTGACTGTAATTTTTACTTTATGTTTGGAGGGAGTAGATTAGATAATCCACGCTTTGAGGGCCACTGAGGATTATTCTTCGGGCTGAGAACAGCTGGGAAATAATAGCAGGGACTGCACTCTGACGCACTGACACAATCTGACAACGGCAATCTCAAACTTGCCCGTAAGTGGTCAGTTATTTGTTTATTAACGATGCGGCGGCGCCGTTAATCTATTCTAGTCGCAGGCTACTCGCCACCGCCGACAGTTGCGATCGACGAGATCTAAAGATAGATCGATCGAGATACGCGACTATAATTGAAGACGATACAAACTCTGTGATTCGAAGTTATCTTGCAACAAAATTGCTGCTGTATATTAATGCGACAATCATTTTTTGGAATTGCACTTCTTGGATTTCTCGAGCGTTTTGGAAAAACTTCCCTTACAGtaaatattatgtattaataatattcataattcATTTCTAGATCTATTGTAAGAAAGACTAGACTTGTTTGGACTTAGTTGTATAACTTGGAGTGCTATATTAATAACTTGTTAATGATGCTAATTAATTGAATACTAATCTGAACATAATTAGCAGATAAAACATATTGAAGGATAATTTTCTTGTTCAGAAAGGAAGAAGAATTGGAAGAATGGAAACTGGAACACTCACCACGCCCACAGCTTCTAACGCGAACAACGTTGTACCAAAATAAAGGGCGAAGTTTCTCAAGGTACCAAACATCTCCCTCTCGCTAGGAGATGGAAGGTCCTCGAACATGTAGACTAGGATCATGGCAAGGCCGACGAATGTGATCGCGTTCGCCAGGGTGGAGAACGGCgccagtagcttcagattccttACGTAATTGATTAAAATCAACGGTAGCAATAAAATGAGCATGTGCGTTTTAACATCCAACGGTTCCCAGTACTCGTCTGCCACCTGCATTTAGcaacagaaaaatggacaatgtttAAGTATATACATCCGAATGATCCGTTTTGTGATAGAGttgtttcattttctttttcttttaatcttttttttaTCATTACATTATTTTGTTTTGATTTGGCACTTTTTCCTCTGCTTTTTGGGGTGACGAAGAGGGTTGGTATCTCTACACCTGTTATTTACCTGCTTTATATTCGACGCTACAAATACGATATAAACGCAGCATATTCCCAATTGATACGCTATCATGAACCCGTCTACGAGTCCTCTGGAAATAATAGCAACTTTCATGTTACAATTGAAGGAGAACTATGACGCCGCTGTGTGATTGATGATTGTGCGTGCGTGTATGAGAGACAGAGATATAGACAAATGGatagaggcagagagagagagagagaaagaaagagagaaagagaaagagagagagtgggaggaGAGTCGATTTTCTGATGTGAAATAGATTGTTCGAAGTTAGTCTATCATTAGCGATCTCTGATCCGAGTGAAATGATTGCTCTGGCAATTTTCCAATTCTGACCAAAATTTGTCTACTCATATATGTAATGTTTGAAATTATGCAAAGTTATTTTTATCTGTCATTTGTAATACCAAATATTGTTCCTTCTACACGAGAAGACTATGAACCCACTTGTTTGTCTTTGGTAGAAGCTGAAAATAGAAACCAAGGCATACAGGACGTAAGTAGAATCGATCAATCATAACCAGACTATGTCCGTTTCAAGAAAATTACGCTAAAACTTCACGAAGCTACGTAAACTAATCTAGGTCGAATGTTTCAGTGAAATCGAATCTGTTTGACACACAGGTAGACTGCTATGCAAATTAAGAGGGCGATACATCTCGAAAAAGCAATTAGACGACACGCTGATCTATCTACAAGAACTGAAAATATTGATTATGTCAATTTCTACATTATTCTTGCTTCTTGTGATTGATCTATcaattaattttgtattctaACATTATTTAGTAGttccttttttttattattatgtagaAGTTCcaatgactagactgcggacgtTTATGAAAACATTGTAATTTGTAATAGCAATTACTCAATTCGACATCTAATCGTATAAAACATGATTGTGTCTACTAATAGAAAGGCTCAGAGAATTTTCAATTATCATTGCCTTGCACaaacataaaatccgcagatgTTTACCCAACAGGTGACTTTATGCAAAACAGAAACTGCTTGTATTAATTGCAAGTTAACTGAGCTGTATAGACATTCATCTCATTTTTTGATAGTTGTGACTAGTTGAAATTAATACAGAATCATTCTTAAATTCCTAGAATGTCTCCGCTGCGTTTGATCTACTGATTTTcgtcataaaatccgcagtcgattAGGTTACAGTTCAAGCAATGATAAGCAAGAAGAAGACGAATGTTCTGTGCGTGTCTATGTGGCCGTGTCGAGTGCTCTTACTTACGGTGCGTAAGGTGCGAACCATCGGACACACTCCGGCCCTTCCTGCAAAGCGTACTTCATGCTCATCGGGTAACTCAATATAGGAACTCTTAACCGTTTACACAGTTTGTACTGAGCCTTCACCAATACGTGAAGGCAATAAGTGCATAACACTCCGATAATCACTGTCGCTATCACACCAGTCACCAGTCCACTGTTGCAGAACGCGTTCGGCATCGCCAAGATCCCTGTACCGAGACTCCCTTTCAACAAGTGGATCAACGTTTCCGCATTTCTGAAAGCAACCAATCATTCGCATCAATGATCGTCATTAATTTCGTCGATAATGCTTCAGTATACAAAGGAGAAACAGAATAAGAATTTCGATTACTCACGAGGTTGGATTCGGCCTATTTCGATGCTTATGGGGGTCATAGTCTTCTGCGTCTGCAGCCGGCGATATTGGGACTTCCGACGCGTTCAGGCCACTTCCGGCGATTTCATTGTTAACCCTGCAATCGCATCAATTTGCAAATGTAATCGGTATTTCCGAGTTTTGTCAGTGGAACTCGGGATAGCCCATGTGTGTATATGCGTGCGTGTGTATACTTAGCGAGCAGCAATTTGTAAATATATGATAATGCCATAATGCATACACCATTCCCTTCTAGTATTATTAACAGTGATGGACCTACGGTTTGCTTAATCAATTTCAATCCCGTTTAATTGTAACCAAGTTAAGGGTGGAAAATCGAAGTAGAATAGAACCTACTTGTACGGACTGTCGGGGCCGATCAATTGCATATTTATCGTCTCTTCCTTCGCGTTCTCCATCTTCCTTCGTCGCTCCTAGACCGTCAACAGAGAAAGCAGAATTTAACATAATCTGCTCGTAATTGTTACGCACAGATAGTACAATCGTGTTACAGCGCAAGACTATAAATTAGACTATAATCTAATAGCATGTAGTTTAAGAATGATATGCTGCTTTTGATTTAAGtggaaacaatttttaacgtgCGCGTACTTCTAACGCTTCGTAAGTCTTCTACAAGAAAATGACCGCTTATCCAATTACATTACTTCCATTAGCCTGAGGTCACTGCGAAGTAATTTATCAAAATCATCATAGATCCGTAGATTAATTTTATCCTCATTAACATTGTACTCAATAACTAGACCGCAGATTTAATGCTTTTATGACAGTCATGGTTAGATAAACTTTcagaatatttatgttatttgcAGCTCATTGAAATTCTTGAAAGAAGAAGACTAGAAGACACAGTCCATCGCTAGCTATCAGCAGTCTCTACCTTTACAAGAGGATGGCCTCTGCACTTAGCATTGCTGGTTAGCATTGAGAAAGCAGAAACCTGAACAGGAGTTACTCAAAACGATCAGAATTGGTAGGAGGCAATTCGTCATGTATGTTGGAGCAATTAAAGTAACATAATGTCCGTTGAAGGGGACGTTTCCTACAGCTTAATCGATCGCGCCCACGAAAGTGCTATCGGATTCACGAGTCCAAGACGGTGAACCCGGAGAGTCTTCCGGCTGGCATGATCGTTTAAGGATCAGAGAATCGACCTAGATCTGGCCACAGGCTCGTGCATTAAGCCTCCTAATCAATTGGCGGATATGGAGCAACGGCGATGGTGGAAAAAAATGCCAATTCATCGTTACGAATCTCTTTCTTGTTCTGGCCGGGATGcgggcgcgacgcgacgcatcaCGTCGCAGGCTTTAGCAcattctttc belongs to Megalopta genalis isolate 19385.01 chromosome 1, iyMegGena1_principal, whole genome shotgun sequence and includes:
- the LOC117218662 gene encoding proton-coupled amino acid transporter-like protein acs is translated as MENAKEETINMQLIGPDSPYKVNNEIAGSGLNASEVPISPAADAEDYDPHKHRNRPNPTSNAETLIHLLKGSLGTGILAMPNAFCNSGLVTGVIATVIIGVLCTYCLHVLVKAQYKLCKRLRVPILSYPMSMKYALQEGPECVRWFAPYAPGLVDGFMIAYQLGICCVYIVFVASNIKQVADEYWEPLDVKTHMLILLLPLILINYVRNLKLLAPFSTLANAITFVGLAMILVYMFEDLPSPSEREMFGTLRNFALYFGTTLFALEAVGVIIALENNMKTPQYFGGYCGVLNIGMTVIVALYILMGFFGYIKYGPKAGGSVTFNLPPDQIMAQSIKIMFAIAIFITHALQGYVPVEIIWYTYLDHKVQKRKLFWEYVCRTIITLSTFTLAITVPRLGLFISLFGALCLSAVGIAFPAIIEICVIWPEKEFGPCMFMVLKNIFLIVFGLVGLVVGTYVSIVDIVDSFK